GAACGCGTCGGCCAGTTTGCGGCACGCCCCCACCCGGTCATCACCGGGGGGGTTACCCGCTAGGCGCGCGAATTCACCCGCGTGCGGAGTCAGCACCGTCGGCGCGCTACGGCCGGCCACCAAGTCGGGATGGGCCGCCAGGATGGTCAGCCCGTCGGCGTCGACGATCACCGGCAGGTCGGTGTCGAGCGCGAACCACAGCGCCGCCGCCCCGGCGTCGTCGGTGCCCAATCCGGGCCCGACGACCCAGGACTGCACCCGCCCGGCCGACGCGGGGGACGGCGAGGCGATCACCTCGGGCCAATGCGCGAGCACCTCGCGGTGCGCGCTGCCGGCGTAGCGGACCATCCCGGAGGTGGCCGCGACCGCGGCGCCCGTGCACAGCACGGCGGCCCCCGGATACGTCGACGAGCCGGCCATCACGCCCGTGACGCCCTGGGTGTACTTGTCGTCGTGGGGTCCCGGCACCGGCCAGCGCGGCGCCACGTCGGCGGCCTCGAAGCCCAGCACGTCCGTGTTTGGCAGGTCCAGCCCGATCTCGATCAACCGCACCCGGCCGCAGTCGCCGAGCGCGTGCACGGGTTTGAGCCCGCCGAAGGTGACGGTCGCCGCGGCGCGCACCGCGGGGCCGCTGGTGGCCCCGGTCGCCGCGTCGATGCCGCTGGGGATGTCGACGGCGACCACCGGAATCCTCGCCTCGTCGACCGCGGCGAACACCTCGGCCGCGGCGGGCCGCAATGCCCCCGAGCCGGAGATCCCCACCACCCCGTCGATGACGAGATCGGTTGCGGGCGAGACACTTTCGACGATCCTGCCGCCCGCGCTGCGAAACGCCGCCAGCCCCTTGCGGTGGGTGCGCTCGGGGTTGAGCAGGATCGCGTCGGCGGCCGCGCCGCGTCGGCGCACGAAGGTCGCCGCCCAGAGCGCGTCACCGCCGTTGTCTCCGGAGCCGACGACC
The sequence above is drawn from the Mycobacterium marseillense genome and encodes:
- a CDS encoding NAD(P)H-hydrate dehydratase, coding for MRHYYSVDAIRQAEAPLLASLPDGALMRRAAYGLATEIIGELAARTGGVSGRRVCAVVGSGDNGGDALWAATFVRRRGAAADAILLNPERTHRKGLAAFRSAGGRIVESVSPATDLVIDGVVGISGSGALRPAAAEVFAAVDEARIPVVAVDIPSGIDAATGATSGPAVRAAATVTFGGLKPVHALGDCGRVRLIEIGLDLPNTDVLGFEAADVAPRWPVPGPHDDKYTQGVTGVMAGSSTYPGAAVLCTGAAVAATSGMVRYAGSAHREVLAHWPEVIASPSPASAGRVQSWVVGPGLGTDDAGAAALWFALDTDLPVIVDADGLTILAAHPDLVAGRSAPTVLTPHAGEFARLAGNPPGDDRVGACRKLADAFGATVLLKGNVTIVADPGGPVYLSPAGQSWAATAGSGDVLSGMIGALLAAGLAPGEAAAAAAFVHARAAAGSAADPGPGDAPTSASRMVPHIRAALAAL